Proteins encoded together in one Pseudoroseomonas cervicalis window:
- the cueR gene encoding Cu(I)-responsive transcriptional regulator, with protein MNIGEAARRSGLSAKMIRHYEAEGLLAPLRLSNGYRDYAEADLAVLRFIRHARALAFPLEDVRRLLALWRDRQRASADVRRIALDHVAALEAKAEAMQAMARSLRHLAAHCQGDARPDCPILDELEKLP; from the coding sequence ATGAATATCGGCGAGGCGGCGCGCCGCTCCGGCCTCTCGGCCAAGATGATCCGGCATTACGAGGCGGAGGGGCTGCTGGCCCCGCTGCGCCTGTCCAATGGCTATCGCGACTATGCCGAGGCCGATCTGGCGGTGCTGCGCTTCATCCGCCATGCCCGCGCGCTGGCCTTCCCGCTGGAGGATGTGCGCCGCCTGCTGGCGCTGTGGCGCGACCGGCAGCGCGCCAGCGCCGATGTACGGCGCATCGCCCTCGACCATGTCGCGGCGCTGGAAGCCAAGGCCGAGGCCATGCAGGCCATGGCCCGCTCGCTGCGCCACCTGGCGGCGCATTGCCAGGGCGATGCCCGCCCCGACTGCCCCATCCTTGACGAGCTGGAGAAACTGCCATGA
- a CDS encoding heavy-metal-associated domain-containing protein: protein MSETLTLTVRGMDCGHCVRAVTEAIRAQDPAAEVSVDLPSGTVRAATSLPRERVAAAITGEGYTVEPA from the coding sequence ATGAGCGAAACCCTGACCCTGACTGTGCGCGGCATGGATTGCGGCCATTGCGTGCGCGCCGTCACCGAGGCGATCCGCGCCCAGGACCCCGCGGCCGAGGTGTCGGTCGACCTGCCCAGCGGCACGGTGCGCGCCGCCACAAGCCTGCCGCGCGAGCGCGTCGCCGCCGCCATCACCGGGGAAGGCTACACGGTCGAGCCCGCCTGA
- a CDS encoding trypsin-like peptidase domain-containing protein, giving the protein MHRPALLCAALALSAPAALPALAQNAAPAPGPGQAAPSASAPGQAAEEHRIQVVNRTGQDATALHAVRSGRADWGNNTLPRPMPTDKSFTLRSRAEAGCRFDLRLVVADGRQAVLRNRDICATPRVEIGAGDLRAAPTRPAEGTPNPRARAATGTGFVVATDRVLTNQHVVAGCNRIFIRTADGRTLPAVPPARVDEALDLALLAVPGDPGEILPFRASPELRRGEGVIAYGFPLAGLLSSDPKLTRGEVNGLNGLGNNPNHYQISAEVQPGNSGGPLLDLHGNVVGVVVSKLHAQNIARRTGDIPQNVNFAVKGGDAQTFLRRSGITPRTEPSSGTEQSAADVGEAANRGTVFIRCERP; this is encoded by the coding sequence ATGCATCGCCCCGCCCTGCTCTGCGCCGCCCTGGCGCTGTCCGCCCCGGCCGCCCTGCCGGCCCTCGCCCAGAATGCCGCGCCGGCGCCCGGCCCGGGCCAGGCCGCCCCCTCCGCCTCCGCGCCGGGCCAGGCCGCCGAGGAGCACCGCATCCAGGTGGTCAACCGCACCGGCCAGGATGCGACGGCGCTGCACGCCGTGCGCAGCGGCCGCGCCGACTGGGGCAACAACACCCTGCCGCGGCCGATGCCCACCGACAAATCCTTCACCCTGCGCAGCCGGGCCGAGGCCGGCTGCCGCTTCGACCTCCGCCTGGTGGTGGCGGATGGGCGGCAGGCGGTGCTGCGCAACCGTGACATCTGCGCGACGCCGCGGGTGGAGATCGGCGCCGGGGATCTGCGCGCCGCCCCCACCCGCCCGGCCGAGGGCACGCCCAATCCGCGCGCCCGCGCCGCGACGGGCACCGGCTTCGTGGTGGCGACCGACCGGGTGCTGACCAACCAGCATGTGGTGGCCGGCTGCAACCGCATCTTCATCCGCACCGCCGATGGCCGCACCCTGCCCGCCGTGCCGCCGGCCCGGGTGGATGAGGCGCTGGACCTGGCGCTGCTGGCGGTGCCGGGCGATCCGGGCGAGATCCTGCCCTTCCGCGCCAGCCCCGAGCTGCGGCGCGGCGAGGGGGTGATCGCCTATGGCTTCCCGCTGGCCGGGCTGCTCTCCTCCGACCCCAAGCTGACGCGGGGCGAGGTGAACGGGCTGAACGGGCTGGGCAACAACCCGAACCACTACCAGATCAGCGCCGAGGTGCAGCCGGGCAATTCCGGCGGCCCGCTGCTGGACCTGCATGGCAATGTGGTGGGTGTGGTGGTGAGCAAGCTGCATGCGCAGAACATTGCCCGCCGCACCGGCGATATTCCGCAGAACGTCAATTTCGCGGTGAAGGGCGGCGACGCGCAGACCTTCCTGCGCCGCAGCGGCATCACCCCGCGCACCGAGCCCAGCAGCGGCACCGAGCAGAGCGCCGCCGATGTCGGCGAGGCCGCCAATCGCGGCACGGTTTTCATTCGCTGCGAGCGGCCCTGA
- a CDS encoding heavy metal translocating P-type ATPase encodes MSISLPITGMSCANCAGRVERALARVPGVAAARVNLASERAEVEGDAPPQALAEALEKAGYGVGATVLELGIGGMTCASCAGRVERALARVPGVLEARVNLASERAHLRVLAGLDPALLADAVERAGYHATSAEADEAAEEAAHATAQRRERLELALAFALTAPFLIGMLGMAFGRHWMPPGWLQALLAAPLQVWLGARFYRAGWSALRARTGNMDLLVAIGTSAAYGLSLVMLLQGQEHLYFEASAVVIAFVLLGRHLEGRARRATGAAIAALLALRPSTARRLDAAGQEQEVPAALLRPGDRIAVRPGERIPADGLVEEGAAGVDESALTGESRAVEKGPGDAVATGTIALDGRLVLRATAVGGETRLAQVAALVQAAQASRAPVQKLVDRVSAVFVPAVVAIALLTLLGWLAAGAAVSEAILHAVAVLVIACPCALGLATPAAIMAGTGAAARAGILIRDAAALEQAGHITLVAFDKTGTLTEGRPRLAALHPAGGVAPDQALACAAALQSGSEHPLARAVLDAAGSTPSAPVEAFRALPGRGVEGRVQGEVLRLGSARLLREAGAEPGALAAAEAAEAAQGRTLSWLIGTTPPRPLALLAFEDAPRQGAAEAVRRLRDQGIATAMLSGDSEAAARAVGGALGLTEIAAGVLPEQKAARIAAWKAEGKRVAMVGDGVNDAAALATADLGIAMGSGTDVAIAAAPVVLLRPDPALVPATLSITRATLTKIRQNLAWAFGFNTLGIPLAAFGLLSPALAGAAMAFSSVAVLGNALLLARWRATP; translated from the coding sequence ATGAGCATTTCCCTCCCCATCACCGGCATGAGCTGCGCCAATTGCGCGGGCCGGGTCGAGCGCGCCCTGGCGCGCGTGCCGGGCGTCGCCGCCGCCCGGGTGAATCTGGCCAGCGAGCGCGCCGAGGTGGAGGGCGACGCCCCGCCCCAGGCGCTGGCCGAAGCCCTGGAAAAGGCCGGCTATGGCGTGGGCGCCACGGTGCTGGAGCTCGGCATTGGCGGCATGACCTGCGCCAGCTGCGCCGGGCGGGTGGAGCGCGCCCTCGCCCGCGTGCCGGGCGTGCTGGAGGCCCGCGTCAACCTGGCCAGCGAGCGGGCGCATCTGCGCGTGCTGGCCGGGCTGGACCCCGCCCTGCTGGCGGATGCGGTGGAGCGCGCCGGCTACCACGCCACCAGCGCCGAGGCGGATGAGGCGGCGGAGGAAGCCGCCCATGCCACAGCGCAGCGTCGGGAGCGGCTGGAGCTGGCGCTGGCCTTCGCCCTGACCGCGCCCTTCCTGATCGGCATGCTGGGCATGGCGTTCGGCCGGCACTGGATGCCGCCGGGCTGGCTGCAGGCGCTGCTCGCCGCGCCGCTGCAAGTCTGGCTGGGGGCGCGCTTCTACCGCGCCGGCTGGTCGGCGCTGCGGGCCCGCACCGGCAATATGGATCTGCTGGTCGCCATCGGCACCAGCGCCGCCTATGGCCTGTCGCTGGTGATGCTGCTGCAGGGGCAGGAGCATCTGTATTTCGAGGCCTCGGCGGTGGTGATCGCCTTCGTGTTGCTGGGCCGGCATCTGGAGGGGCGGGCGCGGCGCGCCACCGGCGCCGCCATCGCCGCCCTGCTGGCGCTGCGCCCCAGCACCGCCCGGCGGCTGGACGCGGCGGGCCAGGAGCAGGAGGTGCCCGCCGCCCTGCTGCGCCCCGGCGACCGCATCGCGGTGCGCCCCGGCGAGCGCATCCCGGCCGACGGGCTGGTCGAGGAGGGCGCCGCCGGCGTCGATGAGAGCGCCCTGACCGGCGAGAGCCGCGCGGTGGAGAAGGGCCCGGGCGATGCGGTGGCCACCGGCACCATCGCCCTCGACGGAAGGCTGGTGCTGCGCGCCACGGCGGTGGGCGGCGAGACCCGCCTGGCCCAGGTGGCCGCGCTGGTGCAGGCGGCCCAGGCCAGCCGCGCGCCGGTGCAGAAGCTGGTGGACCGGGTCAGCGCCGTCTTCGTGCCCGCCGTGGTGGCGATCGCGCTGCTGACGCTGCTGGGCTGGCTCGCCGCCGGCGCGGCGGTGTCGGAGGCCATCCTGCACGCGGTGGCGGTGCTGGTCATCGCCTGCCCCTGCGCGCTCGGCCTCGCGACCCCCGCCGCCATCATGGCCGGCACCGGGGCGGCGGCGCGCGCCGGCATCCTGATCCGCGACGCGGCCGCGCTGGAGCAGGCCGGGCACATCACCTTGGTCGCCTTCGACAAGACCGGCACGCTGACCGAGGGCCGCCCGCGCCTGGCCGCTTTGCACCCGGCCGGGGGCGTGGCCCCCGACCAGGCCCTGGCCTGCGCCGCCGCGCTGCAATCCGGCAGCGAGCACCCGCTGGCCCGCGCCGTGCTGGATGCGGCCGGCAGCACCCCCTCGGCCCCCGTCGAGGCGTTCCGCGCCCTGCCCGGCCGTGGCGTGGAAGGCCGCGTGCAGGGGGAGGTGCTGCGCCTGGGCAGCGCCCGCCTGCTGCGCGAGGCCGGGGCCGAGCCCGGCGCGCTGGCCGCGGCCGAGGCGGCCGAGGCGGCGCAGGGCCGCACCCTCTCCTGGCTGATCGGCACCACCCCGCCCCGCCCGCTGGCGCTGCTGGCCTTCGAGGATGCGCCGCGCCAGGGCGCCGCCGAGGCCGTCCGGCGCCTGCGCGACCAGGGCATCGCCACCGCCATGCTGTCCGGCGATTCGGAAGCAGCGGCACGCGCCGTGGGCGGCGCGCTCGGCCTCACCGAGATCGCCGCCGGCGTGCTGCCGGAGCAGAAGGCGGCGCGCATCGCCGCCTGGAAGGCGGAGGGAAAGCGTGTCGCCATGGTGGGCGACGGGGTGAATGACGCGGCGGCGCTCGCCACCGCCGATCTCGGCATCGCCATGGGCAGCGGCACGGATGTGGCGATCGCCGCCGCGCCGGTGGTGCTGCTGCGCCCCGACCCGGCGCTGGTGCCCGCCACCCTCTCCATCACCCGCGCCACACTGACAAAAATCCGGCAGAATCTGGCCTGGGCCTTCGGCTTCAACACGCTGGGCATTCCGCTGGCGGCGTTCGGCCTGCTCTCCCCGGCGCTGGCGGGGGCGGCGATGGCCTTCTCCTCGGTCGCGGTGCTGGGCAATGCGCTGCTGCTGGCGCGCTGGAGGGCCACGCCATGA